The proteins below come from a single Ostrinia nubilalis chromosome Z, ilOstNubi1.1, whole genome shotgun sequence genomic window:
- the LOC135087109 gene encoding uncharacterized protein LOC135087109, producing the protein MSINIWLCYTILIVPRIIPSETVSIHSIVRLKCNFCQPEPDKYCVGGRYNNKYVKLSAVDITAAIGRKALIPVLEDNKPRLRVTIIQKCEMLIGYYVCSVNNARLNQKPCQYYQGLPLLLDERVIGISGVMQKNECWLPQRTFVALVPAHDWIRSITYNITFYHHRESRRDSLNVAITNSYEVKRQLEMVEPNMRSKLSDINATQLVDYNVTESKETTNSVHRVNLTQANNTIMEATNITKSYPVTTSSNNIESTNIENTTVSLDPKIVSEEMKSQYVLQNNTSNNIVTINTKSDQNLVTSVRKMMTTKKQDIVSTIKNIKILFKKITAITANLKLLNTPTTTTTEPSTININIRSHNKSSTSVMDWFNKKFRAKLRKSPVPILVLSTKMTPATDFIDLT; encoded by the exons ATGAGTATTAACATTTGGCTGTGCTACACAATTCTGATTGTTCCACGAATAATTCCAAGTGAAACTGTATCCATACATTCAATAGTTCGTTTGAAATGTAATTTCTGTCAGCCCGAGCCAGATAAATACTGCGTAG GTGGTAGATATAATAACAAATACGTAAAACTAAGTGCTGTAGATATAACTGCAGCCATAGGAAGAAAAGCATTAATCCCAGTTTTAGAAGACAATAAACCTCGCCTACGTGTCACTATTATTCAGAAATGTGAAATGCTGATAGGGTATTATGTATGTTCTGTCAATAATGCAAGACTCAACCAAAAGCCATGTCAGTACTACCAAGGACTGCCTCTTTTACTCGATGAACGAGTGATAGGCATCTCGGGCGTAATGCAGAAAAACGAGTGTTGGCTTCCTCAGAGGACTTTTGTGGCTTTAGTGCCTGCTCACGACTGGATACGGTCTATAACATACAAtattaccttctatcatcaccGTGAATCACGTAGAGATAGTCTTAATGTGGCAATTACAAATTCATATGAAGTTAAAAGACAATTAGAAATGGTTGAACCAAATATGAGATCAAAATTGTCGGATATCAATGCAACACAACTCGTAGACTACAATGTTACAGAAAGTAAAGAAACCACAAACTCTGTGCACCGCGTAAACCTTACTCAAGCAAACAATACCATTATGGAAGCAACAAATATAACGAAGTCTTATCCTGTAACAACTTCCTCAAACAACATCGAATCTACTAATATAGAAAACACCACTGTATCTTTAGACCCAAAGATAGTCAGTGAAGAGATGAAATCCCAAtatgttttacaaaataatacttcTAATAATATTGTGACTATTAACACCAAATCGGACCAGAACCTCGTGACATCAGTGAGAAAAATGATGACAACCAAGAAGCAAGACATTGTTTCTACAATcaagaatataaaaatattattcaagaaAATCACCGCGATTACAGCTAACTTAAAACTTCTGAACACGCCTACAACCACCACGACTGAACCCAGcacaataaacattaatattagAAGTCACAATAAATCATCAACTAGCGTAATGGACTGGTTCAATAAAAAATTCAGGGCTAAACTTCGGAAAAGTCCTGTGCCAATATTGGTGCTCAGCACCAAAATGACACCCGCTACTGATTTTATAGATCTtacataa
- the LOC135087122 gene encoding uncharacterized protein LOC135087122 — protein sequence MNGSTWILVCVVAIGVVAADVSHLGYNYKVPQTSYGVPSYQSAGSNYNTGYTQSSGSAGSSAGYQGLSAGQTVYQGHQGHQGHQGHQGSQGYTGYQVQGSAGNQGYSGYQGVNAASGASGISQYYPSVSSNGASSSSGSFVQPTYQVSGGSQGQSYQYQNQYQTSQQQKYQYQFQTQPAQIFKHFYVHEAPQEPEEAKPRQPVLLPPPQKHYKIIFIKTPSQAGGASQVVPVQQQNEEKTIVYVLVKKPEDYQDVVVPKIEQKPPSKPEVYFIKYKNKEDSQAVINNIVKDYDKGQNLVSISGADAGQSGSSAVYTGQVNAGAGESFVGHTGLTSGSTGSSSTGSFVSQGDASSSGGSVEYTGQQLVGSAQGISDGQLASVFTSVGQSENIGQQTSGLVFGSESSGGLNLATGHATGAGVVSSSYDSSASSTATYDNLNAISTSQGVPHETYGVPKFKEH from the coding sequence GTGTGCGTGGTAGCAATCGGTGTAGTGGCAGCTGACGTATCTCATCTTGGATATAACTACAAAGTACCCCAGACGTCTTATGGAGTACCTTCGTACCAATCTGCTGGTAGCAATTATAACACTGGGTACACACAAAGCTCTGGCTCCGCCGGCTCCTCGGCAGGCTACCAGGGCTTGAGTGCTGGTCAAACCGTGTACCAGGGGCACCAGGGACACCAGGGACACCAGGGGCATCAGGGCTCTCAAGGTTATACTGGATACCAGGTCCAAGGCTCAGCTGGCAACCAGGGTTACTCAGGCTACCAAGGCGTCAATGCCGCAAGCGGTGCCAGTGGAATCAGTCAGTACTATCCATCAGTATCATCAAATGGAGCAAGCTCAAGCTCTGGATCTTTTGTACAACCCACTTACCAAGTCAGCGGTGGCAGTCAGGGTCAATCCTATCAATACCAGAATCAATACCAAACATCGCAACAGCAGAAAtatcaatatcaattccaaACACAGCCCGCTCAGATATTCAAACACTTCTACGTCCACGAAGCCCCTCAAGAGCCGGAAGAGGCTAAGCCCCGCCAACCCGTGTTGTTGCCTCCCCCACAAAagcattacaaaataattttcatcaaGACACCCTCCCAAGCCGGAGGCGCCTCACAGGTCGTTCCGGTGCAACAACAGAATGAAGAAAAAACTATCGTCTACGTTCTGGTCAAGAAGCCCGAAGACTATCAAGACGTCGTTGTGCCTAAAATAGAACAGAAACCTCCATCCAAACCGGAAGTTTACTTCATTAAATACAAGAACAAGGAAGATTCGCAGGCTGTAATTAACAATATCGTCAAGGACTACGACAAAGGACAAAACCTAGTGAGCATCTCTGGCGCTGACGCTGGTCAGAGCGGCTCCTCCGCCGTGTACACGGGCCAAGTTAATGCTGGAGCTGGTGAATCTTTCGTCGGCCATACCGGTTTGACTTCAGGAAGCACAGGAAGCTCATCCACAGGCTCCTTCGTGAGTCAGGGAGATGCAAGCTCAAGCGGTGGCTCCGTCGAATACACAGGACAACAGTTGGTGGGTTCAGCTCAAGGGATAAGTGACGGTCAGCTAGCATCCGTCTTTACGTCTGTAGGTCAAAGTGAAAACATTGGCCAGCAAACTTCAGGACTGGTCTTCGGCAGCGAATCGTCGGGAGGCCTGAACCTCGCGACGGGCCACGCGACGGGCGCCGGCGTCGTGAGCTCCAGCTACGACTCGTCCGCGTCATCGACCGCTACTTACGACAACTTGAATGCGATTTCTACTAGTCAAGGCGTACCCCACGAAACCTACGGTGTTCCCAAATTCAAAGAACATTAG